From Coffea arabica cultivar ET-39 chromosome 2e, Coffea Arabica ET-39 HiFi, whole genome shotgun sequence, the proteins below share one genomic window:
- the LOC113732140 gene encoding putative disease resistance protein RGA4: MADAISALASPILKLAGEKLASLIQDEILTLAGFEKDVKTLQDKFMDIQKVIEVAEKSPRRSEVTDLLEELKDATYDAENVLDMLSTEMLIWNEMRQVNTCPPVAPDWIFRLKNRSTVHDIHEIMQRFDSIKQRFLSIKDLLSHVREDSVGKEKEKEGPAGSSPVMDPGVVGRVEEKSEIIKMLKSSGNSVEGRVSVTTITGMGGIGKTVLAQQVYNDSELAGHFDVKRWISVSDSEGTINMSRIFDEIIDACAKDYIPVGSLESKLQHSVEGLKLLLVLDDVWTENLEDWKKLEKGLLKAHNGTRVIVTGRTENVFGLSPQNVPIPHISLGKLPHEDCLKLFARNAINGDESDLVNKGVKAIADGIVSKCDGLPLAVEVIGCLLRNKALDTWSDILNNDLAKVEEEYRDEKHRTLFVLRLSYFHLPPELKHCFSFCSIFPKGHEFDKDELVKLWMAHSLVQPSKLAETLEDKGRRCFDRLQELSFFQQQPESEKYRMHDYLHNLAELVSGKYSCIVKGENPSPIDPKTHHIALMCEKVEGASKSINKCKKLRTILMPMSRNSLTDFGETLGKMFQTLKYLRVLDLSSSSVVELPKTLAELKLLCFLNLSRTKIKWLPNELCSLLNLQTLKLLDCPWLLGLPKGLSRLINLRHLEIEEAFWKYRCPRQPPNIGRLTSLHNLHKFCVGEAKKGFGIEELKDMKCLEGSLHIMELNKAERAAEANLKDKPRVRVLELEWAAETEREIARLKGKTPDEYDAEVLEDLEPHSSLTKLRVHRYCGKRTPSWLSRGKLQLLKTLILEGCHNLETLMLGRQENLEVICIKNMQKLREFSAQLECPVLHTLKIINCPDLIQLPRSIPELQILKVKKCNSLKVIPPLIYSGTLVLVDNPVLEGFPGNYSVDFRDFGAYIWRCMITNCPKIHGLPAKYYNSCSASINRKLEIGECESIDFDPLEPLTQLAIDTCRSDTLLEAMNIISEYKFRITSDSVVSLHYLQSLSISNISDLISFPTSWEVQITSLYISACKDLEDLFDSEQSCKGSLPRLVNLCIRDCPKLSKFPEEGLPPKLELLVVQSCISLESLGPPDTLKDLTSLADVCIVDCPKLQSFPAQGFPSSLQHLRIRDSPLLTEKVSKNEKGRGPDWPKIMNIPYLEIDEVHPSPAPVFASCSRSLACFKGH, translated from the exons ATGGCAGACGCCATTTCGGCATTAGCAAGTCCTATTTTAAAACTGGCTGGCGAAAAACTTGCTTCGTTAATCCAGGATGAGATTCTTACTCTTGCTGGATTCGAGAAAGATGTCAAAACCTTGCAGGATAAGTTCATGGATATCCAAAAAGTTATTGAAGTTGCAGAGAAGAGTCCCCGAAGGTCAGAGGTGACAGATCTCCTTGAAGAGTTGAAAGATGCAACTTATGACGCTGAAAATGTTCTAGACATGCTATCAACAGAGATGCTGATATGGAATGAAATGCGGCAGGTAAATACCTGCCCACCTGTTGCACCTGATTGGATTTTTCGTTTGAAAAACAGGTCAACAGTACATGACATACATGAAATCATGCAAAGGTTTGATTCAATCAAACAGAGGTTTTTAAGTATAAAAGATTTGTTGAGCCATGTCAGAGAAGATTCTGTTGGcaaggaaaaggagaaagagggtCCAGCTGGAAGTAGCCCTGTTATGGATCCTGGGGTTGTCGGCAGGGTAGAGgagaaaagtgaaataattaagATGTTGAAATCGAGTGGCAACAGTGTGGAGGGTCGGGTTTCTGTGACCACGATTACAGGTATGGGGGGCATAGGGAAAACAGTGCTTGCTCAGCAAGTGTATAATGACAGTGAGCTGGCTGGGCACTTTGATGTTAAAAGATGGATTTCTGTTTCAGACAGTGAAGGTACAATTAATATGAGCAGAATCTTTGACGAGATTATTGATGCTTGTGCTAAGGATTACATACCTGTCGGTAGCCTGGAATCAAAGCTACAGCACTCTGTGGAAGGACTTAAACTTCTACTTGTCTTGGATGATGTCTGGACTGAAAATCTCGAGGATTGGAAAAAGCTGGAGAAAGGCTTATTGAAAGCACATAACGGAACTAGGGTGATTGTAACCGGTCGAACAGAAAATGTATTTGGTTTGAGTCCGCAGAATGTGCCGATCCCCCATATTTCCTTGGGAAAATTGCCCCATGAGGATTGTCTGAAATTATTTGCCAGAAATGCAATTAACGGGGATGAATCAGACCTAGTGAATAAAGGTGTAAAGGCTATTGCTGATGGAATTGTGAGCAAATGTGATGGTTTACCTCTGGCTGTAGAGGTTATAGGATGTCTTTTAAGAAATAAAGCTCTTGATACATGGTCGGATATCTTGAATAATGATCTGGCCAAGGTAGAAGAGGAATATAGAGATGAGAAGCATAGAACACTATTTGTCCTTAGACTAAGTTATTTTCACCTCCCACCTGAACTAAAGCACTGCTTTTCATTTTGCTCCATATTCCCTAAAGGCCATGAGTTTGACAAAGATGAACTAGTCAAATTGTGGATGGCTCATTCACTGGTTCAGCCGAGTAAGTTGGCAGAAACACTGGAGGATAAAGGACGCAGATGCTTTGACAGGCTGCAAGAGCTTTCCTTCTTTCAGCAACAGCCAGAGTCAGAGAAGTACAGGATGCACGACTACCTTCACAATTTGGCAGAATTAGTTTCTGGAAAGTATTCTTGCATAGTGAAAGGTGAAAATCCAAGTCCCATTGACCCGAAAACTCATCACATTGCGCTAATGTGTGAAAAAGTGGAGGGCGCATCTAAATCCATTAACAAGTGTAAGAAGTTGCGTACCATTCTCATGCCAATGTCTCGTAATTCCTTAACAGACTTTGGCGAGACACTTGGTAAAATGTTCCAGACTCTGAAATACCTACGTGTTCTAGATCTGAGTTCTAGTAGTGTTGTAGAGTTGCCAAAAACACTTGCAGAGTTAAAGCTTCTTTGCTTCCTTAACTTGTCGAGAACTAAGATCAAGTGGCTACCAAATGAACTATGCAGTTTGCTGAACCTGCAAACGCTTAAGCTCTTGGACTGCCCTTGGTTATTAGGATTACCCAAGGGCCTCAGTCGCTTGATCAACTTGAGGCATCTTGAGATTGAGGAGGCATTCTGGAAATACAGGTGCCCCAGGCAGCCACCAAACATTGGTAGACTGACTTCTCTTCATAATCTCCACAAGTTCTGTGTTGGTGAAGCCAAGAAAGGTTTTGGAATTGAAGAATTAAAGGACATGAAGTGCCTTGAAGGATCACTGCATATAATGGAGCTCAATAAAGCAGAACGCGCAGCCGAGGCAAACTTGAAAGACAAACCAAGAGTCCGAGTTCTAGAGTTAGAATGGGCTGCTGAGACTGAGAGAGAGATTGCACGATTGAAAGGTAAAACACCTGATGAATATGATGCCGAGGTTCTGGAAGATCTTGAACCTCATTCAAGTCTCACAAAGCTCAGAGTTCACAGATATTGTGGTAAAAGGACTCCTTCTTGGTTAAGTAGGGGGAAGCTTCAACTTCTGAAAACCCTTATACTAGAGGGATGCCACAACCTTGAAACTCTCATGCTTGGTAGGCAAGAAAATCTTGAAGTTATTTGCATTAAGAATATGCAGAAACTGAGGGAATTCTCTGCACAGCTCGAGTGCCCTGTACTGCACACCCTGAAGATTATCAACTGCCCCGACCTGATTCAGTTGCCCCGAAGCATTCCCGAATTACAAATTTTGAAGGTCAAAAAGTGCAATTCTCTGAAGGTAATTCCTCCTCTGATATATTCTGGAACTCTAGTGCTTGTAGACAACCCTGTACTTGAGGGTTTCCCGGGCAATTACTCTGTGGATTTTCGCGACTTTGGCGCGTATATTTGGAGATGTATGATTacaaattgcccaaaaatccaTGGTCTTCCAGCAAAATATTACAACAGCTGCAGTGCATCAATTAACCGTAAACTAGAGATTGGTGAATGTGAATCAATCGATTTTGATCCATTAGAGCCTCTGACACAGCTTGCAATAGATACATGCCGCAGTGATACACTTTTGGAGGCAATGAATATCATCAGTGAGTACAAATTCAGAATCACCAGCGATTCTGTTGTCTCATTGCATTACTTGCAGTCCTTGAGCATTTCCAACATATCAGACTTGATTTCCTTTCCAACATCATGGGAAGTACAAATCACATCACTTTACATTTCAGCCTGCAAAGATTTGGAAGACCTCTTTGATTCTGAACAATCTTGCAAAGGAAGTTTACCACGTCTTGTGAACTTGTGTATTCGTGATTGCCCCAAGCTttcaaaatttccagaagaAGGACTGCCTCCCAAGCTTGAACTTCTAGTGGTTCAGTCATGCATCAGCCTTGAATCTCTCGGGCCCCCTGATACCTTAAAAGACCTTACTTCACTGGCAGATGTTTGCATTGTGGATTGCCCAAAGCTTCAGTCATTTCCTGCACAGGGATTTCCCTCATCTCTCCAGCACCTACGTATCCGAGATTCCCCCTTGCTGACAGAAAAAGTTAGCAAAAATGAGAAGGGCAGAGGCCCAGATTGGCCAAAGATCATGAACATCCCTTACCTGGAAATTGATGAAGTCCATCCATCTCCAGCACCAGTCTTTGCTTCTTGTTCCCGGAGTTTGGCATGCTTTAAAG GCCATTGA
- the LOC113732142 gene encoding protein PHLOEM PROTEIN 2-LIKE A1, with protein MEPFGHSSDVILDPRRKKKWFDKKKRACYMIYPRSMVIFWGESEEYWSWEYFQETSGDYFEIAKLKQVCWFEIEGRLNTSELSPKVDYEAVFVIKLSQWAHGWETPSRLKLTLPGGKVQQRRVPLLEEPRGEWIEIRIGNFQIEKNESGGDIVGNLKTASGYWKQGLTLKGFIIRPAT; from the exons ATGGAGCCGTTCGGCCATAGCAGTGATGTCATTCTTGATCCAAGAAGGAAG AAGAAATGGTTTGACAAGAAAAAAAGAGCTTGCTACATGATCTATCCCAGGTCTATGGTAATCTTCTGGGGTGAAAGTGAAGAGTACTGGAGCTGGGAATACTTTCAAGAAACAAG TGGGGACTATTTCGAGATAGCAAAACTCAAACAGGTATGCTGGTTCGAAATAGAAGGAAGACTGAACACTTCAGAGCTATCTCCCAAGGTTGATTATGAGGCTGTTTTTGTTATCAAGTTATCCCAGTGGGCACACGGGTGGGAGACACCCTCGAGGCTAAAACTCACCCTCCCCGGCGGAAAAGTACAGCAACGTAGAGTTCCACTTTTGGAAGAGCCTCGAGGGGAGTGGATTGAGATCCGTATCGGCAACTTCCAGATTGAGAAGAATGAAAGTGGTGGAGATATTGTTGGTAATCTCAAGACTGCAAGTGGGTATTGGAAGCAAGGATTAACTCTTAAAGGTTTCATCATAAGACCTGCAACCTGA
- the LOC113732141 gene encoding UTP--glucose-1-phosphate uridylyltransferase-like → MTIHAAVIQKLLSTNAHLGRRVAAHHFKIYSCGSRNAMTIIDSDKTLICLRNACNFMGNLVRLKGRFLFVNTNTLFDEIIEEMTKAIGIKNDKSWRLGGFLTNSSSPKKFRGRNKKLNLGAIHAPDCVVIFDTERKSSVILEAERLQVPIVGLVDSSMPWETYKKITYPVPANDSVQFVYLFCNLITKTFLYEQRKMKAAQGADDSTAGTREDDLQIETASKRGKIFVLPYESLQPAPEDVSDLKQLLDKAVVLKFNGRLGTNMGLNGPKSTIEVQNGMTCLDLVINQIESLNAKYGCNIPLLLANTVNTHDSTLKVLQQHTNKNIHAFLQSEEYEDDSDEAPHQDRMYASSHSEVYLSLKNSGKLDVLLSQGKEYILVLNSDNLAQVIEPKIISHLVQNNIETCMEVMPASSDLEVKEVPSHEGKYESKENLKFTDTVWVSMNSIESLMHSSLVESSAISEFFDQASAISVPKSRYLPVEATSDLLLYQSDLYSFDEGIPTRSSARTNPADPLIELGPEFADVTEFHGRFKSMPSIIELDALEVTGDVWFGSDVTLKGKVSIHARPDVKMVIPDGAVLENRMITRPRDIEGPL, encoded by the exons ATGACGATCCACGCCGCAGTGATCCAAAAGCTCCTCAGTACAAACGCGCATTTGGGTCGCCGGGTCGCAGCTCACCACTTCAAAATCTACTCTTGCGGCTCCCGGAACGCCATGACTATAATAGACTCCGACAAGACTCTTATTTGCCTCCGCAACGCCTGCAATTTCATGGGCAACCTCGTCAGGTTAAAAGGGCGGTTTCTTTTCGTCAATACCAACACCCTTTTTGACGAAATTATCGAGGAAATGACGAAAGCCATTGGGATTAAGAATGACAAGTCGTGGCGTCTTGGAGGCTTTTTAACAAACAGTTCGAGTCCCAAAAAGTTTCGCGGCCGGAATAAGAAGTTGAACTTGGGAGCCATTCACGCTCCTGATTGTGTGGTGATTTTCGATACGGAAAGGAAGTCTTCGGTTATTTTGGAGGCTGAAAGGTTGCAAGTTCCGATTGTGGGGCTTGTTGATTCGAGTATGCCGTGGGAAACTTATAAGAAGATTACTTATCCGGTGCCTGCCAATGATTCAGTTCaatttgtttacttgttttgTAATTTGATCACGAAAACTTTTTTGTATGagcaaagaaaaatgaaggCTGCACAAGGGGCAGATGATTCAACCGCTGGAACTCG GGAGGATGATTTACAAATTGAGACTGCTAGCAAGAGGGGTAAAATCTTTGTTCTTCCTTATGAAAGCCTGCAGCCTGCTCCTGAGG ATGTCTCAGACTTGAAGCAGCTGCTGGACAAAGCTGTGGTGTTGAAATTCAATGGAAGGCTGGGGACAAACATGGGTCTTAATGGGCCCAA GTCTACCATTGAAGTGCAGAATGGAATGACATGTCTTGATTTGGTTATCAATCAAATTGAG TCCCTCAATGCTAAATATGGATGCAACATTCCCCTGCTTCTGGCGAATACAGTTAATACGCATGATTCTACCTTAAAG GTTTTGCAGCAACACACGAACAAAAATATTCATGCGTTTCTCCAG AGTGAAGAGTACGAGGATGATTCAGATGAAGCTCCACACCAGGATAGAAT GTATGCGTCCAGTCACAGTGAAGTTTATCTTTCCTTGAAGAACAGTGGTAAACTTGATGTTCTATTATCTCAG GGTAAGGAGTATATTCTTGTACTGAACTCGGACAACCTAGCTCAGGTTATTGAGCCCA AAATAATAAGTCATTTGGTGCAGAACAATATCGAAACTTGTATGGAG gTAATGCCTGCCTCCTCAGATCTGGAAGTAAAGGAGGTTCCATCTCATGAAGGAAAATATGAG TCGAAGGAGAATCTGAAGTTTACTGATACCGT TTGGGTGAGTATGAACTCCATTGAAAGTCTTATGCATAGTTCTCTCGTTGAGAGCTCTGCTATTTCCGAG TTTTTTGACCAGGCATCTGCAATAAGTGTTCCAAAATCAAGATATCTTCCAGTTGAAGCAACATCCGATTTACTTCTGTACCAG TCGGATCTTTATAGTTTTGATGAAGGCATTCCTACACGGAGCTCAGCCAGAACAAATCCTGCTGATCCTCTGATTGAATTAGGACCCGAGTTTGCAGAT GTTACTGAATTCCATGGTCGTTTTAAGTCAATGCCTAGCATCATTGAGCTTGATGCATTGGAGGTAACTGGTGATGTATGGTTTGGAAGTGATGTAACTCTGAAG GGGAAAGTTAGCATCCACGCAAGACCAGATGTAAAGATGGTAATTCCTGATGGAGCAGTACTTGAAAACAGG ATGATTACAAGGCCGAGAGACATTGAAGGACCTTTATAG